AAGGGATATTAACAGTAATGATCAATGATAAAAACCTTAAATAAGGATTTAAATAAGGATTTAAAACAAAAAGCCGCCTTGCGGCGAGCTCTTGTAAATTGAGTGATTAGAAAAGAGGCTTATAGCTCCTTGATCATGATGTTGCGCCAGCGGACTTCGTAGGGTCCGGAACCTTCTTTAATCCCGTGGACTTGTAGGCCGATTGAACCACTGGGGTTCTCATTGTGGATGGTGCGGGGGAGTTTCATCTTGGTGACTTGGTTACCATTGATGAAGGTGGTGATGGTGTCGCCTTTGGCGATGATGTGGAATTCATTCCAACCGTCGTTTTTCACGTAGCTGTGTTCGTTGACAGATTTGTCCTTGGACATGGGTTCTTCCGATATCCATCCGGTGTTCAGTCCTTCACCGTAGACCCATCCAGATTGACCGGGGCTGGTTTCGATTTCGATTTGTGGTCCGAAATAACGACGGGTTCCAAAGTTCCGGGTGTTGGATCGAATCATGACACCTGAGTTGAGTCCAACATCGACCTTGCATTCGAACTTAAGCTCGAAGTCCCCAAAATTATCGTAGGTGTGTAGAAAGGTGTTGGGGCTTCCTTCGGCCGTGCGGCCTAGGATGGCTCCGTCTTCTACATAGTAGTTGGCAAAGCCTTGAACCACGGCCCAGCCCTTCATGGTTTTACCATCGAAGAGCGATTTCCAACCATCATTTGATGCATGGCTTTTGGCGAATAGAGATGAGACTGCGCAGCAGAGAACCAGCAGTGTGAGTTTTAATGGGTAGTTTTTCATAATGAGTGTTTTTACTGTAGGAGGGGCTTTACGCCCCGATAGTTTTGGGGCAGTTAACAGGATCGGGCATAAAGCCGCTCCTACAGTTTTAATTTTGATTAATAATTCAGTTAATTCGGTGCAACATGATCAGTCGCATTTCGATCGATTGTTTTCCTGGGATTTCCAGGGCGGATAAAGTGAGTTTGTTTTGACCTTTGTCCAAGTGAATAACTCCGAGGTCCATCGGCTTGAAGTCTTTGACATAAGATTCTCCTTTGCGGATCGCTCGGTCAAACTCGGCCCCGAGCCACGGTGGGTCATTAACTACGGTTACCTTTTTGGTAATGGCAGAATTCCCACTGCTTAGTTCGAGAACCGTGCCGAGATCCTGCTCTGTGCACGTGTAGTAAACCTCAGCACGGTAATTTCCCTCAACCTGGACATCCGCATCCCAATAAATGGTATCCTCCGT
This region of Verrucomicrobiota bacterium genomic DNA includes:
- a CDS encoding DUF1080 domain-containing protein — protein: MKNYPLKLTLLVLCCAVSSLFAKSHASNDGWKSLFDGKTMKGWAVVQGFANYYVEDGAILGRTAEGSPNTFLHTYDNFGDFELKFECKVDVGLNSGVMIRSNTRNFGTRRYFGPQIEIETSPGQSGWVYGEGLNTGWISEEPMSKDKSVNEHSYVKNDGWNEFHIIAKGDTITTFINGNQVTKMKLPRTIHNENPSGSIGLQVHGIKEGSGPYEVRWRNIMIKEL